One genomic segment of Pagrus major chromosome 13, Pma_NU_1.0 includes these proteins:
- the LOC141007645 gene encoding uncharacterized protein isoform X1: MVGEQHVATRVCQQCQDHPAVIRCCDCRPHPFLCGQCDVRVHQDQVFHNRDSMTQGFFQPLPPTTCVVERVLTQCECLIPLEMPERICSCPRGSSSVIAGKSIVVVTMNGRYDLKLPEIRCEASWSPGLDDIISNDYWPATSHFLTVYALDILFSFEEVKMAAPGISSQAFLRMLDRRTVRFGCTGNITADSFRTSFLEWEAVRFEVEKLCREDHFDCPACSPDMLAVSVDGNRKHYRFKSAARSEEQAIFDGVFIAKDEDVARFVDYVHSATSHVSGRGVCGGQWSAARETSNKSSGKTDEEGLELAVSSWGSPLCPQYVQGGDFCLPPVPPKANCL; encoded by the exons ATGGTGGGCGAACAACATGTGGCAACTCGAGTCTGCCAACAATGTCAAGACCATCCAGCAGTTATCCGCTGTTGTGACTGCCGACCACACCCATTCCTCTGTGGCCAGTGTGACGTCAGGGTCCATCAAGATCAAGTTTTCCACAACAGGGATTCAATGACGCAAGGTTTCTTTCAACCATTGCCACCGACAACCTGTGTTGTGGAGAGGGTTCTTACCCAGTGTG aGTGTCTTATACCTTTGGAGATGCCAGAGAGAATATGCAGTTGTCCACGAGGATCATCTAGTGTCATCGCAGGAAAGTCCATAGTTGTGGTTACAATGAATG gGAGATATGATCTCAAATTGCCTGAGATTCGATGCGAAGCCTCATGGAGTCCTGGACTGGATGACATTATCTCCAATGACTACTGGCCTGCCACCTCTCACTTTTTAACAGTATATGCTTTGGatatccttttttcttttgaagagGTCAAGATGGCAGCACCAGGGATATCAAGCCAAGCATTTTTAAGAATGCTGGACAGACGGACTGTCCGCTTTGGCTGT actggaaacatcacagcaGACAGCTTCCGGACAAGCTTTTTGGAGTGGGAGGCTGTCCGATTTGAAGTGGAGAAATTGTGTAGGGAGGACCACTTCGACTGCCCAGCGTGCAGCCCAGACATGCTTGCTGTCTCAGTTGATGGGAACCGCAAGCACTATAGGTTCAAGAGTGCAGCAAG ATCTGAGGAACAAGCCATCTTTGATGGCGTCTTCATCGCTAAAGATGAAGATGTTGCAAGATTCGTGGACTATGTCCATTCCGCAACCAGTCAT GTCTCTGGAAGAGGTGTCTGTGGAGGGCAGTGGTCAGCGGCGCGTGAAACGTCTAACAAGTCATCAGGAAAAACGGACGAGGAGGGCCTGGAACTCGCTGTGTCGTCATGGGGTTCTCCTTTGTGCCCTCAATATGTTCAGGGGGGAGATTTTTGCCTACCCCCTGTACCTCCAAAAGCAAATTGCCTGTAA
- the LOC141007645 gene encoding uncharacterized protein isoform X2, with protein sequence MGTASTIGSRVQQDLRNKPSLMASSSLKMKMLQDSWTMSIPQPVMSLEEVSVEGSGQRRVKRLTSHQEKRTRRAWNSLCRHGVLLCALNMFRGEIFAYPLYLQKQIACKPVTFFAMDVACKYWPYLRRLAEKCPELQDLLTTRPFLSVFHAKAHDFKCEVKWSGAYQEGAGSTLGEEVEQCNAFLSRIAVTTKHMSKAGRIDMLTIMAMRWNQQKFDNLASTLARRYRKATITLQSQLHNLEAMKTEMDITDNQLESWIIDINEWAEATTSPNDADVAAVAS encoded by the exons ATGGGAACCGCAAGCACTATAGGTTCAAGAGTGCAGCAAG ATCTGAGGAACAAGCCATCTTTGATGGCGTCTTCATCGCTAAAGATGAAGATGTTGCAAGATTCGTGGACTATGTCCATTCCGCAACCAGTCAT GTCTCTGGAAGAGGTGTCTGTGGAGGGCAGTGGTCAGCGGCGCGTGAAACGTCTAACAAGTCATCAGGAAAAACGGACGAGGAGGGCCTGGAACTCGCTGTGTCGTCATGGGGTTCTCCTTTGTGCCCTCAATATGTTCAGGGGGGAGATTTTTGCCTACCCCCTGTACCTCCAAAAGCAAATTGCCTGTAAGCCAGTGACATTTTTTGCTATGGATGTGGCATGCAAGTACTGGCCTTACCTCCGGAGACTGGCCGAGAAATGCCCTGAGCTTCAGGATCTCCTCACCACGAGGCCATTTCTTTCGGTTTTTCATGCCAAAGCTCACGATTTCAAATGTGAG gTAAAATGGAGTGGAGCGTATCAGGAGGGGGCTGGTTCGACTCttggggaggaggtggagcagtgCAACGCCTTCCTCTCGAGGATTGCTGTTACGACGAAGCACATGTCAAAAGCAG GACGCATTGACATGCTGACGATCATGGCCATGCGCTGGAACCAACAAAAGTTTGACAACTTGGCTTCCACCCTTGCCCGCAGATATCGGAAG GCCACAATAACCCTTCAAAGCCAGTTGCATAACTTGGAGGCAATGAAAACGGAAATGGACATCACAGACAATCAACTGGAGAGCTGGATCATTGATATCAATGAGTGGGCAGAAG cAACAACATCTCCAAATGATGCTGATGTTGCCGCTGTGGCCAGCTGA